One region of Juglans microcarpa x Juglans regia isolate MS1-56 chromosome 7S, Jm3101_v1.0, whole genome shotgun sequence genomic DNA includes:
- the LOC121240535 gene encoding dehydrodolichyl diphosphate synthase 2-like — protein sequence MLSLLLPIPANNTLIPLRPNSSRSRRTGAESHPFSPLPSRKLQGQVETTTLVKVALRENVREEGRGGNSIAGEAPEGEPLPEDVREDMMPKHVAVIMDGNARWAKLRRLPTSAGHEAGSRSLRELVELCSHWGIRVLTVFAFSYDNWIRPKVEVDFLMTLFEREIKSQLQNFMREGIKISVIGDSSKLPESLQKLISDAEETTKNNSRLQLIVAVSYSGKYDIVQACKSIASKVKDGVIQLEDVGEGLIEQELETNCTEFPYPDLLIRTSGEQRVSNFLLWQLAYTEFFFVQALWPDFGKAEFVEALKSFQQRQRRYGSRH from the exons ATGCTATCCTTGTTGCTTCCAATTCCAGCCAATAACACTCTTATTCCCCTTAGACCCAATTCCTCCCGCTCTCGCCGGACCGGAGCCGAATCTCACCCCTTCTCTCCGCTTCCTTCTCGTAAACTTCAAGGGCAGGTCGAAACAACTACCTTGGTCAAAGTAGCCCTCCGAGAAAATGTCAGAGAGGAGGGAAGAGGCGGAAACTCCATCGCCGGTGAGGCACCGGAGGGAGAGCCTTTGCCGGAGGATGTCCGGGAAGACATGATGCCGAAGCATGTGGCGGTTATCATGGACGGAAATGCGAGGTGGGCCAAGCTGAGGAGGTTACCGACCTCGGCGGGACACGAGGCCGGTTCACGGTCCCTGCGGGAGCTCGTTGAGCTCTGTTCCCACTGGGGGATCCGGGTTCTCACCGTTTTCGCCTTTTCTTACGACAATTGGATTCGGCCCAAG GTGGAGGTTGATTTCTTGATGACGTTGTTCGAAAGAGAGATCAAGTCAcaacttcaaaattttatgaG GGAAGGCATTAAAATAAGTGTGATTGGTGATTCATCCAAGCTTCCAGAGTCTCTACAGAAATTGATAAGTGATGCAGAGGAGACCACAAAAAACAACTCTAGACTCCAACTCATTGTGGCAGTTAGCTACAGTGGGAAATATGACATCGTGCAAGCATGCAAAAGTATTGCTAGCAAAGTTAAAGATGGTGTTATTCAACTGGAAGACGTCGGCGAAGGTCTAATTGAACAGGAATTAGAAACAAACTGTACTGAATTTCCCTACCCTGATCTGCTAATACGAACCAGTGGCGAACAAAGAGTCAGCAACTTCTTGTTGTGGCAGCTGGCCTACACCGAATTTTTCTTTGTGCAAGCACTCTGGCCTGATTTTGGGAAAGCTGAGTTTGTAGAGGCCCTAAAATCATTTCAGCAAAGACAGAGACGCTATGGTTCGCGCCATTAG